A window from Cydia strobilella chromosome 9, ilCydStro3.1, whole genome shotgun sequence encodes these proteins:
- the LOC134744313 gene encoding spermatogenesis-associated protein 20 isoform X2 yields MPNGRTVLLLRRLSTGDNRLKSINLNQNTTKEPHIVNPVCSHRDIHLSKRISTFGQNNQLPVVSPQLTRSFSDNIIKMATPTVESNAIEVPKHTNALVSEKSPYLLQHAHNPVQWYPWSQEAFDKAKKENKLIFLSIGYSTCHWCHVMEKESFENEEVAKLMNENYINIKVDREERPDIDRVYMLFITATTGSGGWPMSVFLTPDLLPVTGGTYFPPENKYGRPGFKTILLSLAKKWKENTEQFNQAGIAIMDALQNLSKGDAELSPSVPGEATWNKCVQKYIANFEPHFGGFGMAPKFPNCSIFNFLFHFYARDKSNRVGKQCLEMCLHTLTKIAKGGIHDHISCGFARYSVDNDWHVPHFEKMLYDQAQLVCAYTDAYLATKDEFYSNVVCDIIKYVNRDLRHLEGGYYSAEDADSYPVHGAPHKKEGAFCVWEYIEIESLLIEKTINDIPYMDIFCHYFSVEEDGNISPDSDPHGELTGKNMFIVYGSKEETAKKFGLSMEQFNQVIKECTEILYEARQERPRPHLDTKMLCSWNGLMISGLAQAGQGLGEKEYVEDAIKTANFIKKYLYDPESKKLLHSCYRADDGSIAQIEKPIEGFLDDYAFLVKGLLDLYEASLDLCWLNWARELQKRQDELFWDEANGGYFSTSEGDDSVVLRLKGDHDGAEPCGNSVSCHNLQRLAAYADKSTAPEGGDKERDMARRLLMAFAHRLTNSPTALPEMMSALMFYNDSPTQVLIAGGCSDPRTLELVRVVRSRLLPGRVLAVADPAADSPAVLTRIRPVGDTPAAYVCRRYACSLPVTDVKQLETLLDEQPTTN; encoded by the exons atgccTAATGGACGGACAGTGTTGTTGCTGCGGCGTTTGTCGACAGGGGACAACAGATTGAAGAGTATCAACTTGAATCAAAATACAACCAAGGAGCCGCATATTGTGAACCCGGTGTGCTCTCATCGTGATATACATTTATCGAAAAG AATCTCTACATTTGGTCAAAACAATCAACTTCCAGTTGTTTCCCCTCAGCTTACAAGAAGCTTCAGtgacaacataataaaaatggCCACACCAACCGTTGAATCCAATGCTATTGAAGTTCCAAAACATACTAATGCCCTTGTGTCTGAGAAGTCTCCATATTTGCTTCAGCATGCCCACAACCCAGTGCAATGGTACCCATGGTCCCAGGAAGCATTTGACAAAGCCAAGAAAGAAAACAAACTCATCTTCCTGTCTATAGGATACTCCACTTGCCATTGGTGTCATGTGATGGAGAAAGAATCTTTTGAAAATGAAGAAGTTGCTAAACTTATGAATGAAAACTATATCAATATTAAGGTGGATCGTGAGGAAAGGCCAGATATAGACAGAGTTTACATGCTGTTTATAACGGCTACCACTGGCAGTGGTGGCTGGCCCATGTCTGTTTTTCTTACTCCTGACTTGCTACCAGTTACTGGAGGAACATATTTCCCCCCTGAAAACAAGTATGGCCGCCCTGGCTTTAAAACTATTCTTTTGTCACTTGCTAAAAAGTGGAAAGAAAATACTGAGCAATTTAATCAGGCAGGCATTGCTATAATGGATGCTCTGCAAAACTTATCCAAGGGTGATGCTGAATTATCGCCATCTGTACCAGGGGAAGCAACATGGAACAAATGTGTGCAGAAATACATTGCTAACTTTGAACCCCATTTTGGTGGATTCGGTATGGCTCCAAAATTTCCGAATTGTTCAATTTTTAACTTCCTCTTTCACTTCTATGCTCGAGACAAGTCAAATCGTGTAGGAAAGCAGTGCTTAGAGATGTGCCTGCACACCCTAACTAAGATTGCCAAGGGTGGTATCCATGATCACATCTCTTGCGGGTTTGCTCGCTACTCTGTTGACAATGACTGGCATGTGCCTCATTTTGAAAAGATGTTGTATGATCAAGCTCAACTCGTATGTGCTTATACGGACGCTTATCTTGCGACTAAAGATGAATTTTACTCCAATGTTGTTtgtgatataattaaatatgtgaacAGAGATCTGAGACATCTAGAAGGCGGTTATTATAGTGCTGAGGATGCTGATTCTTATCCAGTGCATGGGGCTCCTCATAAGAAGGAAGGAGCATTTTGTGTTTGGGAATATATAGAAATTGAGTCACTCCTTATTGAGAAAACTATCAATGATATACCCTATATGGACATTTTCTGTCACTACTTCAGTGTCGAAGAGGATGGTAATATTTCACCAGACAGTGATCCCCATGGAGAACTCACAGGGAAGaacatgtttattgtttatggCAGCAAAGAAGAAACTGCTAAAAAGTTTGGATTGTCTATGGAGCAGTTTAATCAAGTGATTAAGGAATGTACTGAGATCTTGTATGAGGCCCGTCAAGAGAGACCGAGGCCACATCTTGACACCAAAATGCTGTGCTCATGGAATGGCCTGATGATCTCTGGTTTAGCTCAGGCCGGACAAGGTTTGGGAGAAAAAGAATATGTTGAAGATGCTATTAAAACtgcaaatttcattaaaaagtaCTTGTATGATCCAGAAAGTAAGAAGTTGCTTCATTCTTGCTACAGGGCAGATGATGGATCAATTGCTCAGAT AGAAAAACCGATTGAAGGATTCTTAGACGACTACGCATTTCTGGTGAAAGGTCTTTTGGACCTGTATGAAGCATCACTGGACCTCTGCTGGTTGAACTGGGCGCGCGAGCTGCAGAAGAGACAGGACGAGTTGTTCTGGGATGAGGCCAATGGCGGATACTTTAGCACTTCGGAGGGAGATGATAGTGTTGTGCTGAGACTGAAAGGAG acCACGACGGCGCCGAGCCCTGCGGCAACAGCGTCTCCTGCCACAacctgcagcgcctcgccgccTACGCCGACAAGAGCACCGCTCCGGAAGGCGGCGACAAAGAGCGCGATATGGCCAGGCGATTACTTATGGCGTTCGCGCATAGACTGACCAACTCGCCCACTGCTTTGCCGGAGATGATGTCAGCTCTCATGTTTTACAATGATTCACCCACTCAG GTGCTGATAGCGGGCGGCTGCTCGGACCCGCGCACACTGGAGCTGGTGCGCGTGGTGCGCTCGCGGCTGCTGCCGGGCCGCGTGCTGGCCGTGGCCGACCCCGCCGCCGACTCGCCCGCCG TGCTGACCCGCATCAGACCAGTGGGCGACACGCCCGCGGCCTACGTGTGCCGCCGCTACGCCTGCTCGCTGCCCGTCACCGATGTCAAACAGCTCGAGACATTGTTGGATGAGCAGCCCACCACTAACTAA
- the LOC134744313 gene encoding spermatogenesis-associated protein 20 isoform X1 — MPNGRTVLLLRRLSTGDNRLKSINLNQNTTKEPHIVNPVCSHRDIHLSKRISTFGQNNQLPVVSPQLTRSFSDNIIKMATPTVESNAIEVPKHTNALVSEKSPYLLQHAHNPVQWYPWSQEAFDKAKKENKLIFLSIGYSTCHWCHVMEKESFENEEVAKLMNENYINIKVDREERPDIDRVYMLFITATTGSGGWPMSVFLTPDLLPVTGGTYFPPENKYGRPGFKTILLSLAKKWKENTEQFNQAGIAIMDALQNLSKGDAELSPSVPGEATWNKCVQKYIANFEPHFGGFGMAPKFPNCSIFNFLFHFYARDKSNRVGKQCLEMCLHTLTKIAKGGIHDHISCGFARYSVDNDWHVPHFEKMLYDQAQLVCAYTDAYLATKDEFYSNVVCDIIKYVNRDLRHLEGGYYSAEDADSYPVHGAPHKKEGAFCVWEYIEIESLLIEKTINDIPYMDIFCHYFSVEEDGNISPDSDPHGELTGKNMFIVYGSKEETAKKFGLSMEQFNQVIKECTEILYEARQERPRPHLDTKMLCSWNGLMISGLAQAGQGLGEKEYVEDAIKTANFIKKYLYDPESKKLLHSCYRADDGSIAQIEKPIEGFLDDYAFLVKGLLDLYEASLDLCWLNWARELQKRQDELFWDEANGGYFSTSEGDDSVVLRLKGDHDGAEPCGNSVSCHNLQRLAAYADKSTAPEGGDKERDMARRLLMAFAHRLTNSPTALPEMMSALMFYNDSPTQVLIAGGCSDPRTLELVRVVRSRLLPGRVLAVADPAADSPAGMSDILLTRIRPVGDTPAAYVCRRYACSLPVTDVKQLETLLDEQPTTN; from the exons atgccTAATGGACGGACAGTGTTGTTGCTGCGGCGTTTGTCGACAGGGGACAACAGATTGAAGAGTATCAACTTGAATCAAAATACAACCAAGGAGCCGCATATTGTGAACCCGGTGTGCTCTCATCGTGATATACATTTATCGAAAAG AATCTCTACATTTGGTCAAAACAATCAACTTCCAGTTGTTTCCCCTCAGCTTACAAGAAGCTTCAGtgacaacataataaaaatggCCACACCAACCGTTGAATCCAATGCTATTGAAGTTCCAAAACATACTAATGCCCTTGTGTCTGAGAAGTCTCCATATTTGCTTCAGCATGCCCACAACCCAGTGCAATGGTACCCATGGTCCCAGGAAGCATTTGACAAAGCCAAGAAAGAAAACAAACTCATCTTCCTGTCTATAGGATACTCCACTTGCCATTGGTGTCATGTGATGGAGAAAGAATCTTTTGAAAATGAAGAAGTTGCTAAACTTATGAATGAAAACTATATCAATATTAAGGTGGATCGTGAGGAAAGGCCAGATATAGACAGAGTTTACATGCTGTTTATAACGGCTACCACTGGCAGTGGTGGCTGGCCCATGTCTGTTTTTCTTACTCCTGACTTGCTACCAGTTACTGGAGGAACATATTTCCCCCCTGAAAACAAGTATGGCCGCCCTGGCTTTAAAACTATTCTTTTGTCACTTGCTAAAAAGTGGAAAGAAAATACTGAGCAATTTAATCAGGCAGGCATTGCTATAATGGATGCTCTGCAAAACTTATCCAAGGGTGATGCTGAATTATCGCCATCTGTACCAGGGGAAGCAACATGGAACAAATGTGTGCAGAAATACATTGCTAACTTTGAACCCCATTTTGGTGGATTCGGTATGGCTCCAAAATTTCCGAATTGTTCAATTTTTAACTTCCTCTTTCACTTCTATGCTCGAGACAAGTCAAATCGTGTAGGAAAGCAGTGCTTAGAGATGTGCCTGCACACCCTAACTAAGATTGCCAAGGGTGGTATCCATGATCACATCTCTTGCGGGTTTGCTCGCTACTCTGTTGACAATGACTGGCATGTGCCTCATTTTGAAAAGATGTTGTATGATCAAGCTCAACTCGTATGTGCTTATACGGACGCTTATCTTGCGACTAAAGATGAATTTTACTCCAATGTTGTTtgtgatataattaaatatgtgaacAGAGATCTGAGACATCTAGAAGGCGGTTATTATAGTGCTGAGGATGCTGATTCTTATCCAGTGCATGGGGCTCCTCATAAGAAGGAAGGAGCATTTTGTGTTTGGGAATATATAGAAATTGAGTCACTCCTTATTGAGAAAACTATCAATGATATACCCTATATGGACATTTTCTGTCACTACTTCAGTGTCGAAGAGGATGGTAATATTTCACCAGACAGTGATCCCCATGGAGAACTCACAGGGAAGaacatgtttattgtttatggCAGCAAAGAAGAAACTGCTAAAAAGTTTGGATTGTCTATGGAGCAGTTTAATCAAGTGATTAAGGAATGTACTGAGATCTTGTATGAGGCCCGTCAAGAGAGACCGAGGCCACATCTTGACACCAAAATGCTGTGCTCATGGAATGGCCTGATGATCTCTGGTTTAGCTCAGGCCGGACAAGGTTTGGGAGAAAAAGAATATGTTGAAGATGCTATTAAAACtgcaaatttcattaaaaagtaCTTGTATGATCCAGAAAGTAAGAAGTTGCTTCATTCTTGCTACAGGGCAGATGATGGATCAATTGCTCAGAT AGAAAAACCGATTGAAGGATTCTTAGACGACTACGCATTTCTGGTGAAAGGTCTTTTGGACCTGTATGAAGCATCACTGGACCTCTGCTGGTTGAACTGGGCGCGCGAGCTGCAGAAGAGACAGGACGAGTTGTTCTGGGATGAGGCCAATGGCGGATACTTTAGCACTTCGGAGGGAGATGATAGTGTTGTGCTGAGACTGAAAGGAG acCACGACGGCGCCGAGCCCTGCGGCAACAGCGTCTCCTGCCACAacctgcagcgcctcgccgccTACGCCGACAAGAGCACCGCTCCGGAAGGCGGCGACAAAGAGCGCGATATGGCCAGGCGATTACTTATGGCGTTCGCGCATAGACTGACCAACTCGCCCACTGCTTTGCCGGAGATGATGTCAGCTCTCATGTTTTACAATGATTCACCCACTCAG GTGCTGATAGCGGGCGGCTGCTCGGACCCGCGCACACTGGAGCTGGTGCGCGTGGTGCGCTCGCGGCTGCTGCCGGGCCGCGTGCTGGCCGTGGCCGACCCCGCCGCCGACTCGCCCGCCGGTATGTCCGACATAC TGCTGACCCGCATCAGACCAGTGGGCGACACGCCCGCGGCCTACGTGTGCCGCCGCTACGCCTGCTCGCTGCCCGTCACCGATGTCAAACAGCTCGAGACATTGTTGGATGAGCAGCCCACCACTAACTAA